In the genome of Pelagibacterium nitratireducens, one region contains:
- a CDS encoding BMP family ABC transporter substrate-binding protein — protein MSKTTKTGIAALAGVALSTLLAGTALADPALVYDGGGKFDASFNEAAYNGAELFKTDTGQDYQDLEISGDAQREQAIRQFAARGNNPIVLPGFSWETALRAVAPDFPDTSFLIIDTVVDDIENVRSVIFKEHEGSYLVGALAAMATETGTIGFIPAFDFSLLQAFGCGYKQGAAYVNPDIEVIETAIGTGFDAFNNPGGGTEVARSQIDRGADVIYHAAGGAGVGVLQAAADAGVLGIGVDSNQNHLHPGQVLTSMLKRVDVAVYDAFEDFANDEWTNDVEVLGLAEDGVGAAFDENNAELITDDMRAMVDDITAKIVSGEIVVHDYREDESCPV, from the coding sequence ATGTCCAAAACAACAAAGACTGGCATCGCCGCCCTGGCAGGCGTAGCCCTCTCCACTCTCCTGGCCGGCACGGCCCTTGCCGATCCCGCGCTCGTTTATGATGGCGGCGGCAAGTTCGACGCTTCGTTTAACGAAGCGGCCTATAACGGCGCCGAACTGTTCAAGACAGATACGGGGCAGGACTACCAGGATCTCGAAATTTCGGGCGATGCCCAGCGCGAACAGGCTATCCGCCAGTTTGCGGCGCGGGGCAACAATCCCATCGTCCTGCCGGGCTTTAGCTGGGAAACCGCGCTGCGCGCGGTTGCTCCGGATTTCCCCGACACCTCGTTCCTCATCATCGACACCGTCGTTGACGATATCGAAAACGTGCGCTCGGTGATTTTTAAGGAGCATGAAGGCTCCTATCTCGTGGGCGCGCTTGCTGCCATGGCAACCGAAACAGGCACCATCGGCTTTATTCCGGCCTTCGATTTCTCGCTGCTCCAGGCTTTCGGCTGCGGCTACAAGCAGGGCGCCGCTTATGTGAACCCCGATATCGAAGTGATCGAAACGGCCATTGGCACTGGCTTTGACGCCTTCAACAATCCCGGCGGCGGCACTGAAGTTGCCCGCAGCCAGATCGACCGCGGCGCAGACGTCATCTATCACGCTGCAGGTGGTGCCGGTGTCGGCGTTCTCCAGGCTGCCGCCGATGCCGGCGTTCTCGGCATCGGTGTGGACTCCAACCAGAACCATCTCCATCCCGGACAGGTTCTGACCTCGATGCTCAAGCGCGTCGACGTTGCCGTCTACGACGCCTTCGAAGACTTTGCCAATGACGAATGGACCAACGACGTTGAGGTCCTCGGCCTTGCCGAAGACGGTGTGGGCGCAGCATTCGACGAAAACAACGCCGAGCTCATCACCGATGATATGCGCGCTATGGTTGACGACATTACCGCCAAGATCGTATCGGGCGAAATCGTCGTTCACGACTACCGCGAAGACGAGTCCTGCCCGGTCTGA
- a CDS encoding ABC transporter permease, which yields MPLPRWVDIILLPVLNVTLAFIIGGIVVLIVGENPIEAVRIMIYGAFGYGYGFGFTLYYTTNFIFAGLAVAVAFHGGLFNIGGEGQAYVGGLGAILVALAVGGLHWAFALPLIMIASALFAGAWAFIPGYLQAKRGSHVVITTIMMNFIATSMMSYIISRILKPEEINSDESARIAEVTRVPFLAEWIPLLRNTPVNISFILAILALIGVYILIWHTKFGYALRTMGHNSTAARYAGMSNAKLIMATMAISGALVGMVAVNDTAGAHGRLILGYVAGTGFVGIAVAFMGKAHPIGVGLSALLFGVLYQGGQELAFTMPAITREMIVTIQALVILFTGAMSNMLRRPVEFAFMATRQKRDPDPVPQEKGA from the coding sequence ATGCCCTTGCCCCGCTGGGTCGATATCATCCTTCTGCCGGTGCTCAACGTTACCCTGGCCTTCATCATCGGTGGTATCGTTGTCCTGATCGTGGGTGAAAACCCCATCGAAGCTGTCCGCATCATGATCTACGGCGCCTTCGGCTACGGATACGGTTTCGGGTTCACGCTCTATTACACCACCAATTTCATTTTCGCGGGCCTGGCCGTTGCGGTCGCCTTTCACGGCGGGCTGTTCAATATCGGCGGCGAAGGGCAAGCCTATGTTGGCGGGCTCGGCGCCATTCTTGTGGCGCTTGCCGTTGGCGGGTTGCACTGGGCCTTCGCCCTGCCGCTCATCATGATCGCCTCGGCGCTTTTCGCTGGCGCATGGGCCTTTATTCCCGGCTATCTGCAGGCCAAACGCGGGTCGCACGTCGTCATCACCACAATCATGATGAACTTCATCGCCACCTCGATGATGAGCTACATCATCTCGCGCATCCTGAAGCCGGAAGAAATCAATTCCGACGAGAGTGCCCGCATCGCTGAAGTCACCCGTGTGCCGTTCCTGGCTGAATGGATACCGCTGCTTCGCAACACGCCGGTCAACATCTCCTTCATTCTGGCCATTCTCGCATTGATCGGCGTCTATATCCTGATCTGGCATACCAAGTTCGGCTACGCCCTGCGCACTATGGGACATAACAGCACCGCCGCGCGATATGCGGGTATGTCCAACGCCAAGCTCATCATGGCCACCATGGCAATTTCCGGAGCGCTTGTCGGTATGGTCGCGGTAAACGACACTGCCGGTGCCCATGGCCGCCTGATTTTGGGTTACGTAGCCGGCACCGGCTTTGTCGGCATCGCCGTGGCCTTCATGGGCAAGGCCCACCCGATCGGGGTGGGGCTCTCAGCGCTGCTCTTCGGCGTGCTCTATCAGGGTGGGCAGGAGCTGGCCTTTACCATGCCCGCTATCACCCGCGAAATGATCGTCACCATTCAGGCCCTTGTGATCCTGTTTACCGGTGCCATGAGCAACATGCTGCGCCGTCCGGTCGAATTTGCCTTTATGGCAACGCGGCAAAAGCGAGATCCCGATCCCGTGCCGCAAGAGAAGGGGGCATAG
- the deoC gene encoding deoxyribose-phosphate aldolase: MSLKIVDSQSHATGHKRNPGFPLDLDWVERVRMNRSALERRAGTIGARRSVKKDHQLAWLLKAVSLMDLTTLNSDDTPGRVERLCAKARNPIRADLVEAMGVKKLGVTPAAVCVYHNFVATAVKALEGTDIPVAAVSTAFPHGLTPLKIRLAEIEASVEDGAKEIDIVIERGMVLSGDWQGLYDQVRAMRAACGEAHIKTILGTGELATLTNVAKASLVCMLAGADFIKTSTGKEKTNATLPTSLAMVRMIRWFHEQTGIEIGYKPAGGISKAKDALTYMALMREELGRNWLEPHLFRFGASSLLTDIERQIEHGITGHYAADYRFAMA, translated from the coding sequence ATGAGTCTCAAGATCGTCGACAGCCAGAGCCACGCCACCGGCCACAAGCGCAATCCGGGCTTCCCGCTCGATCTCGATTGGGTCGAACGCGTGCGCATGAACCGCTCGGCGCTCGAACGCCGCGCCGGAACGATCGGCGCCCGCCGCTCGGTCAAAAAGGACCACCAGCTTGCCTGGCTTTTGAAGGCCGTGTCACTGATGGATCTGACCACGCTCAATTCCGATGACACGCCGGGCCGGGTCGAACGCCTGTGCGCCAAGGCCCGCAATCCCATCCGCGCTGATCTGGTCGAAGCCATGGGCGTCAAAAAACTGGGCGTTACTCCGGCGGCGGTCTGCGTGTACCACAATTTCGTTGCGACCGCCGTCAAAGCGCTCGAGGGCACAGATATCCCCGTCGCCGCGGTTTCCACCGCCTTCCCCCACGGGCTGACCCCCCTCAAGATCCGCCTTGCGGAAATCGAGGCCTCGGTCGAAGACGGCGCGAAGGAAATCGACATCGTCATCGAGCGCGGAATGGTGCTCAGCGGCGATTGGCAGGGGCTTTACGATCAGGTTCGTGCCATGCGCGCCGCCTGTGGTGAAGCCCATATCAAGACCATTCTTGGCACCGGCGAGTTGGCAACGCTCACCAATGTCGCCAAGGCTTCGCTGGTCTGCATGCTGGCCGGCGCCGATTTCATCAAGACCTCGACCGGCAAGGAAAAGACCAACGCGACCCTGCCCACCTCTCTGGCCATGGTCCGCATGATCCGCTGGTTTCACGAGCAGACCGGCATCGAGATCGGCTACAAGCCGGCCGGCGGCATTTCTAAGGCCAAGGACGCGCTGACCTATATGGCGCTGATGCGCGAGGAACTGGGCCGCAACTGGCTCGAACCGCACCTGTTCCGCTTTGGCGCCTCCTCGCTTTTGACCGATATCGAACGCCAGATCGAACACGGCATCACCGGCCACTACGCCGCCGATTACCGCTTCGCGATGGCCTGA
- a CDS encoding ABC transporter permease, with translation MEDIISVLTTTIRVSTPLILACLAGLYSERSGIVDIGLEGKLLGSAFGAAVVASVTGNVWLGLMAGIGVSLMFSAVHGLASINFRGNQIISGVALNFLASGLTVFLGAAWFGRGGNTPALSGGARFYGIELPFARELAGVPVIGPIYSGLLSGHTILTYLAFLAVPLTAWVLWRTRFGLRLRAVGENPKALDTAGMSVSFLRYKALAITAVLVGTGGAYLSTAQAASFSREMSSGRGYIALAALIFAKWRPYPALGACLLFGFLEAMQYRLQGVELPLIGAVPTQAMQALPYVLTILLLAGFVGRAIAPKAAGQPYVKER, from the coding sequence ATGGAGGACATCATCTCGGTTCTCACCACCACCATCCGCGTCTCGACCCCGCTGATTCTTGCCTGCCTCGCCGGCCTTTATTCCGAGCGCTCGGGAATCGTCGATATCGGGCTCGAGGGCAAGCTGCTCGGCTCGGCCTTCGGCGCCGCCGTCGTGGCCTCGGTCACCGGCAATGTCTGGCTCGGGCTCATGGCCGGCATTGGCGTGTCGCTGATGTTTTCGGCCGTACACGGCCTCGCCTCGATCAATTTCCGCGGCAATCAGATCATTTCCGGCGTGGCGCTCAATTTCCTCGCCTCGGGCCTCACCGTCTTCCTGGGCGCCGCCTGGTTCGGCCGTGGCGGCAACACGCCCGCCCTGTCCGGCGGTGCCCGCTTTTACGGTATCGAGTTGCCCTTCGCGCGCGAGCTGGCCGGTGTTCCGGTCATCGGCCCCATCTATTCGGGGCTCCTGTCCGGACACACGATTCTCACCTATCTCGCCTTCCTCGCCGTGCCATTGACCGCATGGGTGCTCTGGCGCACCCGCTTCGGGCTGCGCCTGCGCGCCGTGGGCGAAAACCCAAAGGCCCTGGACACGGCCGGCATGTCGGTGAGCTTCCTGCGCTACAAGGCCCTCGCCATAACCGCCGTTCTGGTTGGTACGGGCGGGGCGTATCTCTCGACGGCCCAGGCCGCCAGCTTCTCGCGTGAAATGAGCTCGGGCCGCGGCTATATCGCGCTCGCGGCACTCATCTTTGCCAAATGGAGACCCTATCCAGCCCTCGGCGCCTGCCTCCTGTTCGGCTTCCTTGAAGCCATGCAGTACCGCCTGCAAGGCGTCGAACTCCCGCTGATCGGCGCTGTCCCCACCCAGGCCATGCAGGCTCTGCCCTACGTGCTCACCATCCTGCTGCTCGCCGGCTTTGTCGGTCGCGCCATCGCGCCCAAGGCGGCCGGTCAGCCCTATGTCAAGGAACGGTGA
- a CDS encoding cytidine deaminase: MATLSPQDKTLLDAAEAVRALAYAPYSNFHVGAAILADDGNIYSGCNVENAAYPVGNCAEPSAIAAMLAGGGRRIEKIFVTGPGTTPVTPCGGCRQRIREFASETTPIICLGVEGEPLFTTLGELLPHSFGPEFLGR; this comes from the coding sequence ATGGCAACACTTTCGCCGCAGGATAAAACCCTGCTCGACGCCGCCGAGGCCGTCCGCGCCCTCGCGTACGCGCCCTATTCGAACTTCCATGTCGGCGCCGCAATCCTGGCCGATGATGGAAACATCTATTCGGGCTGCAATGTCGAAAACGCTGCCTACCCCGTGGGTAATTGCGCCGAACCCTCGGCCATTGCCGCCATGCTGGCCGGCGGCGGCAGGCGCATCGAAAAGATCTTTGTGACGGGCCCCGGCACAACCCCCGTCACCCCCTGCGGCGGTTGCCGCCAGCGCATCCGCGAATTCGCCTCCGAAACCACCCCAATCATCTGCCTCGGGGTCGAGGGCGAACCGCTCTTTACGACGCTGGGCGAACTTCTGCCCCACTCTTTCGGCCCTGAGTTTCTGGGCCGCTAG
- a CDS encoding carbon monoxide dehydrogenase subunit G, translating to MDFGGRYRVDANRLAVWNALNDAEVLKACIPGCKAIRWVSDTALELEITVNLGVVQPVFKGDLFLSDIDPAISYTLTGQGRGGLLGKAQASADIRLIDLDSSTLLSFSATGGASGQIMKLGRAIVGNSAQKIIDGFFERFGEAMGARVVPLEPQL from the coding sequence TTGGATTTCGGTGGACGCTACAGGGTCGATGCCAATCGGCTCGCGGTTTGGAACGCGCTCAACGATGCCGAAGTGCTCAAGGCCTGTATACCCGGTTGCAAGGCGATTCGCTGGGTGTCCGACACCGCGCTCGAGCTTGAGATCACTGTCAATCTCGGCGTGGTTCAACCCGTTTTCAAAGGCGATCTGTTCTTGTCCGATATCGACCCGGCCATAAGCTATACGCTGACCGGACAGGGTAGGGGTGGGCTGCTCGGCAAGGCGCAGGCCTCGGCCGATATCAGACTGATCGATCTCGACTCTTCAACGCTTCTGAGCTTTTCGGCCACCGGTGGAGCGTCTGGCCAGATCATGAAACTGGGCAGGGCCATCGTTGGCAATTCCGCCCAGAAGATCATCGACGGATTTTTCGAGCGCTTCGGCGAGGCCATGGGCGCCAGGGTTGTCCCGTTGGAGCCTCAGCTCTAG
- a CDS encoding purine-nucleoside phosphorylase, translated as MAKAQKTIRNLAGDTPIDAALILGSGLSDIGDLLTDKVTIPFSDLKGFPQGGVSGHGKDLLIGQMGSRRLAILTGRQHYYEHGDPAAMRPALETLAELGAKTLLLTNSAGSLDHDVPPGNLMLLSDHINYAGVNPLIGEDTDARFVNMVDAYDPELRATTHAVAARLEIALKEGIYMWYSGPSFETPAEIRMAQTLGANAVGMSTVPEVILARFLGLKVWACSSITNMGAGMAQEVISHTQTKDVAKYGAEKLKRLIPALMEEI; from the coding sequence ATGGCCAAGGCACAAAAGACCATCCGCAATCTGGCGGGCGATACCCCGATCGATGCCGCGCTGATCCTGGGCTCGGGCCTGTCGGACATCGGCGACCTGCTGACCGACAAGGTCACGATCCCCTTTTCCGATCTCAAAGGTTTCCCCCAGGGCGGCGTTTCCGGCCACGGCAAGGATCTGCTCATCGGCCAGATGGGCTCCCGGCGTCTCGCCATCCTCACCGGCCGCCAGCACTATTACGAGCATGGCGACCCCGCCGCCATGCGCCCGGCGCTTGAAACCCTTGCCGAACTCGGCGCCAAAACGCTGCTCCTGACCAATTCCGCCGGCTCGCTCGATCACGACGTCCCGCCCGGCAATCTGATGCTGCTCTCCGATCACATTAATTACGCCGGCGTCAATCCGCTGATCGGCGAGGATACCGACGCCCGCTTCGTCAACATGGTCGATGCCTACGATCCCGAGTTGCGCGCCACGACCCACGCGGTCGCCGCCCGCCTCGAAATCGCCCTCAAGGAGGGCATCTATATGTGGTATTCTGGCCCCAGCTTCGAAACGCCGGCCGAAATCCGCATGGCCCAGACCCTGGGTGCAAACGCGGTCGGCATGTCCACGGTCCCCGAGGTGATCCTGGCGCGGTTCCTGGGCCTTAAGGTCTGGGCCTGTTCCTCGATCACCAATATGGGCGCCGGCATGGCTCAGGAGGTCATCTCCCACACCCAGACCAAGGACGTGGCGAAATACGGGGCCGAGAAATTGAAGCGCCTCATCCCGGCGCTGATGGAGGAGATATGA
- a CDS encoding ABC transporter ATP-binding protein, with protein sequence MDTQTENVQRPAPAAETSLAIELKKINKSFGPVHANKDIDLAVTRGTVHGIVGENGAGKSTLMSILYGFYHADSGEIVVNGTPVTIHNSSDALALGIGMVHQHFMLVDNFSVIENVILGAEDSALLGPSVEKARRELQRLADDYGLNVPVDALVQDLSVGQQQRVEILKALYRGADILILDEPTGVLTPAEADHLFKVLKTLRDEGKTILLITHKLREIMAITDTVSVMRQGQMVESLVTSETSPEELAELMVGRRVLLRVHKEEARPGDVLLDVDDLVVTDDAGVERLKGISLKVRAGEILGVAGVAGNGQSELLECIAGMRAAKSGSISLNGHDVTAVNEDSAAMLRRNGLAHVPEDRIRMGLVTNFFEWENAILGYHENYGKGLILDVRAARAEAERHIEKFDIRPANTDLKTANFSGGNQQKIVLAREMERDPDVLIVGQPTRGVDIGAIEFIHNQIIKMRDAGKAILLVSVELDEIRSLSDRIVVLFDGQIVGEADPATADEGELGLLMAGVGAGEKTRSTESSQ encoded by the coding sequence ATGGACACGCAAACCGAAAACGTTCAGCGGCCGGCTCCGGCCGCTGAAACCTCTCTGGCGATCGAACTGAAAAAGATCAACAAGAGCTTCGGGCCGGTTCACGCGAATAAGGATATCGACCTCGCTGTTACGCGAGGCACGGTTCATGGCATCGTGGGCGAGAACGGAGCCGGAAAATCGACCCTGATGTCGATTCTGTACGGCTTTTATCACGCCGACAGCGGCGAGATCGTGGTCAACGGAACGCCAGTAACCATCCACAATTCCTCCGATGCGCTGGCGCTCGGCATTGGCATGGTTCATCAGCACTTCATGCTGGTCGACAATTTTTCGGTCATCGAGAACGTCATTCTGGGCGCCGAGGATTCGGCGCTTTTGGGCCCCAGCGTCGAAAAGGCACGCCGCGAATTGCAGCGCCTTGCTGACGACTATGGGCTCAATGTTCCCGTCGATGCGCTGGTCCAGGACCTTTCGGTCGGCCAGCAGCAGCGGGTGGAAATTCTCAAGGCGCTCTATCGCGGCGCCGATATCCTGATCCTCGACGAGCCGACCGGCGTGCTGACCCCGGCCGAAGCCGATCACCTGTTCAAGGTGCTCAAGACGCTGCGCGACGAGGGCAAGACCATACTCCTCATCACCCACAAGCTGCGCGAGATCATGGCCATCACCGATACTGTTTCGGTCATGCGTCAGGGCCAGATGGTGGAATCGCTGGTGACCTCGGAGACCAGTCCCGAAGAACTCGCCGAGTTGATGGTGGGGCGCCGCGTTCTGCTGCGCGTCCACAAGGAAGAGGCCCGCCCCGGCGATGTGCTCCTCGATGTCGACGATCTCGTCGTCACCGACGACGCAGGGGTCGAACGCCTCAAGGGCATATCACTCAAGGTGCGGGCTGGAGAAATTCTTGGCGTGGCCGGCGTTGCTGGCAATGGGCAGTCCGAACTGCTTGAATGTATAGCCGGCATGCGCGCCGCAAAATCGGGCAGCATTTCCCTGAACGGCCATGATGTGACCGCCGTCAACGAGGACAGCGCCGCCATGCTGCGGCGAAACGGTCTGGCCCATGTGCCCGAGGACCGCATCCGCATGGGCCTTGTCACCAATTTCTTCGAGTGGGAAAACGCCATTCTCGGCTACCATGAAAACTATGGCAAAGGACTGATACTCGATGTCAGGGCCGCAAGGGCCGAGGCCGAGCGCCATATCGAAAAATTCGACATCCGTCCGGCCAATACCGACCTCAAGACCGCCAATTTTTCCGGTGGCAATCAGCAAAAGATCGTTCTGGCCCGCGAAATGGAGCGCGATCCCGACGTCCTGATCGTGGGCCAGCCCACGCGCGGGGTGGATATTGGCGCCATCGAGTTCATCCACAACCAGATCATCAAGATGCGTGACGCAGGCAAAGCCATTCTGCTGGTTTCCGTCGAGCTCGATGAAATCCGCTCGCTGTCAGACCGCATTGTCGTCCTGTTCGACGGCCAGATCGTTGGCGAGGCCGATCCGGCCACCGCCGATGAAGGCGAGTTGGGCCTGCTTATGGCCGGTGTCGGGGCCGGCGAAAAAACCAGATCCACCGAGTCGAGCCAATGA
- a CDS encoding aldehyde dehydrogenase family protein, with the protein MTKVAEIFETLEYGPAPEAPGPALDWLAAHGRKFGHFIDGDFTRPGKTFASTNPANGEKLADISEAGKADVDKAVKAARAAFSGWSQLSGFERAKYLYAIARQIQKESRLFAVLETLDNGKPIRETRDIDIPLVARHFYHHAGWAQHLGKSFPDHVPYGVCGQIIPWNFPLLMLAWKIAPALAAGNTVVLKPAEFTSLTALLFAEICARIGLPKGVVNIVTGAGETGEAIVTHPDIDKIAFTGSTEVGKIIRRATAGSGKGLSLELGGKSPFVVFEDADLDSAVEGLVDAIWFNQGQVCCAGSRLLVQESIETAFIAKIKQRMKTLRVGDPLDKSIDIGALVAPVQVERVLDLLKAGKAEGGEFYSPDGDMPQKGCYVRPTLVTGISPAHTLASEEIFGPVLVAMSFRTPQEAVELANNTKYGLAASVWTENVNLALDIAPQIKAGVVWINSTNQFDAAVGFGGYRESGFGREGGREGMAAYLKPAWEKKLKAAPDVKRPTPADTSETTGIDRTAKLYIGGKQARPDSGYARSVLSADGKHLGEVGEGNRKDIRNAVEAARAALGWSNATAHNRAQVLYYLGENLDYRKTEFADRIRSMTGTSANAARREVDLSVERLFAFAGWADKFDGAVHNPPARMMAVAMVEPVGVVGIAAPLESALLGAVSLLAPAIAMGNTTVLIPSSAYPLAVTDFYQVLETSDVPSGVVNIVTGDAKSLATTLAEHDGVDGIWFAGSLADSTEIERLSAGNVKQSWTTRGLAFDWADPALEGEYLLSKATQIKNVWVPYGA; encoded by the coding sequence ATGACCAAAGTGGCGGAAATCTTTGAAACCCTCGAATACGGCCCGGCTCCCGAAGCGCCCGGCCCGGCCCTCGATTGGCTGGCGGCTCATGGCAGGAAATTCGGCCATTTCATCGATGGTGATTTCACCAGGCCGGGCAAAACCTTCGCCTCGACCAATCCGGCCAATGGCGAAAAGCTGGCCGACATTTCCGAAGCCGGCAAAGCCGATGTGGACAAGGCCGTAAAGGCGGCCCGCGCCGCGTTCTCCGGCTGGTCGCAACTGAGCGGCTTTGAGCGCGCCAAATATCTCTATGCCATCGCGCGCCAGATTCAGAAGGAAAGCCGGCTGTTTGCCGTTCTTGAAACCCTCGACAATGGCAAGCCGATCCGCGAAACCCGCGACATTGATATCCCCCTCGTCGCCCGCCATTTCTATCATCACGCCGGCTGGGCCCAGCATTTGGGGAAATCCTTCCCCGACCATGTGCCCTATGGCGTTTGCGGTCAGATCATCCCGTGGAATTTCCCGCTGCTGATGCTGGCCTGGAAGATCGCTCCGGCCCTCGCGGCGGGCAACACGGTTGTCCTCAAGCCCGCCGAATTCACATCGCTGACCGCATTGCTGTTCGCCGAAATCTGCGCTCGCATCGGCCTGCCCAAGGGCGTCGTCAACATCGTCACCGGGGCCGGAGAAACCGGCGAGGCCATTGTCACCCACCCCGATATCGACAAGATCGCCTTTACCGGCTCCACCGAGGTGGGCAAGATCATCCGCCGCGCCACTGCCGGTTCGGGCAAGGGTCTTTCGCTCGAGTTGGGCGGCAAATCGCCATTCGTCGTGTTCGAGGATGCCGATCTCGACAGCGCCGTCGAAGGGCTGGTCGATGCCATCTGGTTCAATCAGGGGCAGGTGTGCTGCGCGGGCTCGCGCCTTCTTGTCCAGGAATCGATCGAGACCGCCTTCATCGCCAAGATCAAGCAGCGCATGAAAACCCTGCGCGTCGGCGATCCGCTGGATAAATCCATCGATATCGGCGCGCTCGTTGCCCCCGTTCAGGTCGAACGGGTTCTCGATCTCTTAAAGGCCGGCAAGGCCGAGGGTGGCGAGTTCTATTCGCCCGATGGCGATATGCCGCAAAAGGGGTGCTATGTCCGCCCCACGCTGGTCACCGGCATTTCTCCGGCCCACACGCTGGCGTCCGAAGAAATCTTCGGCCCCGTCCTCGTCGCCATGAGCTTCCGCACACCTCAAGAGGCGGTAGAGCTGGCCAACAACACCAAATATGGCCTGGCCGCTTCGGTCTGGACCGAAAACGTCAATCTCGCCCTCGATATCGCCCCTCAGATCAAGGCCGGCGTCGTGTGGATCAATTCCACCAATCAGTTCGACGCAGCGGTCGGCTTCGGCGGTTATCGCGAATCCGGCTTTGGCCGCGAAGGGGGAAGGGAAGGCATGGCCGCCTACCTCAAGCCCGCCTGGGAGAAAAAGCTCAAAGCCGCCCCGGACGTGAAACGGCCCACTCCGGCCGACACAAGCGAAACAACCGGCATCGACCGCACGGCAAAGCTCTATATCGGCGGCAAGCAGGCCCGCCCCGATTCAGGCTATGCAAGGTCCGTCCTATCGGCCGACGGCAAGCATCTGGGCGAAGTGGGAGAGGGCAACCGCAAGGACATCCGTAACGCTGTCGAAGCGGCCCGCGCCGCCTTGGGCTGGAGCAATGCCACGGCCCATAACCGCGCACAGGTGCTCTATTACCTCGGGGAAAATCTCGATTATCGCAAAACCGAATTTGCCGATCGCATCCGGTCGATGACCGGCACCTCGGCCAATGCGGCGCGGCGCGAGGTCGATCTTTCGGTCGAGCGGCTGTTTGCCTTTGCCGGCTGGGCCGACAAGTTCGATGGTGCCGTTCATAATCCGCCCGCCCGCATGATGGCTGTGGCCATGGTCGAACCGGTTGGCGTCGTCGGCATCGCCGCCCCGCTCGAAAGCGCGCTGCTCGGTGCCGTTTCCCTGCTCGCCCCGGCCATCGCCATGGGCAACACCACGGTCCTGATCCCCTCATCGGCCTATCCGTTGGCCGTCACCGATTTCTATCAGGTGCTCGAAACCTCCGATGTCCCCTCCGGCGTCGTCAACATCGTCACCGGCGATGCGAAATCACTGGCCACAACCCTTGCCGAACACGATGGCGTGGACGGCATCTGGTTCGCCGGCTCTCTGGCAGACTCCACCGAAATCGAAAGGCTCTCGGCGGGCAACGTCAAGCAAAGCTGGACCACGCGCGGACTGGCCTTCGATTGGGCCGACCCGGCGCTGGAGGGCGAATATCTCCTGAGCAAAGCCACCCAGATCAAAAACGTCTGGGTACCCTACGGAGCCTGA